In Equus caballus isolate H_3958 breed thoroughbred chromosome 7, TB-T2T, whole genome shotgun sequence, one DNA window encodes the following:
- the LOC100072550 gene encoding LOW QUALITY PROTEIN: follitropin subunit beta (The sequence of the model RefSeq protein was modified relative to this genomic sequence to represent the inferred CDS: substituted 2 bases at 2 genomic stop codons) has product MKSVXVCXLSCCWKAVCCNSCELTTIPIAMEKEECSFCISVNTTWCAGHCFPQDLVYKDPARPNIQKTCTFKELVYETVKVPGCAHHADSLNTYPVATACHCGKCNSDSTDCTVRGLGPSYCSFGDMKE; this is encoded by the exons ATGAAGTCAGTCTAGGTTTGCTAGCTTTCCTGTTGCTGGAAAGCAGTCTGCTGCAATAGCTGTGAGCTGACCACTATCCCCATCGCCATGGAGAAGGAGGAATGCAGCTTCTGCATAAGCGTCAACACCACCTGGTGTGCGGGCCATTGCTT TCCTCAGGACCTGGTGTACAAGGACCCAGCCCGGCCCAACATCCAGAAAACATGCACCTTCAAGGAGCTGGTGTACGAGACAGTGAAAGTGCCTGGCTGTGCTCACCACGCAGACTCCCTGAACACGTACCCGGTGGCCACTGCCTGTCACTGTGGCAAATGTAATAGCGACAGCACTGACTGCACCGTGCGAGGTCTGGGGCCCAGCTACTGCTCCTTCGGTGACATGAAGGAATAA